The proteins below come from a single Candidatus Edwardsbacteria bacterium genomic window:
- a CDS encoding BamA/TamA family outer membrane protein: MVVRRLCVILALSVLSAGLSLAAAEKVGIAIDGNASFSSRQLRRVADLKFPDDKLDSDSLEQGIYRLRSFYRRNGFVDNEVEYMIDSSLSGGAGIRLVITEGARYYVDRIDFSGSREISAAVLSQAVANKVRRPLNYQELGQDDFSLMLLYADHGYIYAEVDHDLEFQNGHQAVITYKIKEGPRVNISRISLYGNVHTQGKYILNTIRLSPGDIFSRSQLIKSQFLLQSTDLFRAVAVSPGEIDSLANEIAVDVRLAEKPRRLFETSIGYGSGDAVRLMTQWAHRNLFGLGRRIEYNGLVSVQTRLPLKLTRGRSLVSYSDPCFYLFKKPARGEVYYDDFRPSYTDYRLETVGFNFTVSTPISNTFNIDYRWKQEWLKLSPNWQLTKYSSDTLSYKGRRSLVVASSYQNLDDPVNPRKGLSSDLELEYTGGIMGGAETFQRAVNNWAYYFQAPSHRLSFAGRFRYGIIGDWSQRAAIPSYEMFFLGGPSTVRGYALSSIGPVDDRGRVTGGRIMLLVNLQSVIDLGKNWGWATFIDGGMLSNKTFAKQSFGDMVSSPGLGIRYTLPFGTGRMDFAAPGTRMGQIKYWRWMVAWGEPF; the protein is encoded by the coding sequence ATGGTAGTCCGCAGATTATGCGTGATTCTGGCCCTCTCCGTTCTGTCGGCTGGGTTGTCGCTGGCGGCGGCGGAAAAGGTCGGGATCGCCATAGACGGCAATGCCAGTTTTTCATCGCGCCAGCTTAGGAGGGTGGCTGACCTTAAATTCCCGGATGACAAACTGGATAGCGACAGCCTGGAGCAGGGTATTTACCGGCTGAGATCTTTCTATAGGCGGAACGGATTTGTCGACAACGAAGTTGAATATATGATCGACAGCAGCCTGTCGGGCGGTGCCGGAATAAGACTGGTGATCACCGAAGGCGCCAGGTATTATGTGGACCGGATAGATTTTAGCGGGAGCCGGGAAATATCCGCCGCGGTATTAAGCCAGGCAGTAGCCAATAAGGTCCGAAGGCCGTTAAATTACCAGGAACTGGGGCAGGACGATTTCAGTTTGATGTTGTTATATGCCGATCACGGGTATATCTATGCCGAGGTGGATCACGACCTGGAATTCCAAAATGGGCATCAGGCGGTCATTACCTATAAGATCAAGGAGGGGCCCCGGGTAAACATATCCCGTATCTCTTTATACGGCAATGTCCATACCCAGGGGAAATACATCCTGAACACCATCCGGCTTTCCCCGGGCGATATTTTCAGCCGCAGCCAGTTGATAAAAAGCCAATTTCTGCTCCAGTCAACCGATCTGTTCCGGGCGGTGGCTGTCTCCCCCGGGGAGATCGACTCCCTGGCCAATGAGATCGCGGTGGATGTCCGGCTGGCGGAGAAGCCCCGGCGGTTGTTCGAGACCAGCATCGGCTACGGCAGTGGTGATGCGGTAAGATTAATGACCCAATGGGCCCATCGCAATCTTTTTGGGTTGGGCCGCAGAATTGAATACAACGGACTGGTCTCGGTTCAGACCAGGCTTCCCCTCAAACTGACCCGGGGCCGTTCCCTGGTCAGTTATTCCGATCCCTGCTTTTATTTATTTAAAAAGCCGGCCAGGGGCGAGGTTTATTACGATGATTTCAGGCCCAGCTACACCGATTACCGTCTGGAGACGGTGGGTTTTAATTTTACGGTAAGCACGCCGATATCAAATACCTTTAATATCGACTATCGTTGGAAACAGGAATGGCTGAAACTTTCTCCCAATTGGCAGCTTACCAAGTATTCATCCGATACTTTAAGTTATAAGGGCCGCAGGTCGCTGGTCGTTGCCTCCAGCTACCAGAATCTGGATGATCCGGTGAATCCGCGAAAGGGGTTAAGCAGCGATCTGGAACTGGAGTACACCGGCGGGATCATGGGCGGTGCGGAGACATTTCAGAGGGCGGTCAACAACTGGGCCTACTATTTCCAGGCTCCCTCGCACAGATTGTCTTTTGCCGGTCGTTTCCGGTACGGCATCATCGGTGACTGGTCGCAAAGGGCCGCCATTCCCAGCTATGAAATGTTCTTTCTGGGCGGCCCGTCAACGGTCAGGGGGTATGCCCTTAGCTCGATCGGCCCGGTGGACGACCGGGGCCGGGTGACCGGCGGGAGGATCATGCTGTTGGTCAATCTCCAGTCGGTTATCGACCTGGGCAAAAACTGGGGCTGGGCCACATTTATTGACGGGGGCATGCTCAGCAATAAGACCTTTGCCAAGCAATCTTTCGGCGATATGGTCTCCAGCCCCGGCCTGGGTATAAGGTATACCCTGCCTTTCGGCACCGGCCGGATGGATTTTGCCGCTCCCGGCACTCGGATGGGGCAGATAAAATACTGGAGATGGATGGTGGCCTGGGGAGAACCGTTCTGA
- a CDS encoding helix-turn-helix transcriptional regulator yields MNDFIRLVGAKVRKLRKAQGLSQEKLGEKAGFDYRYIGFIEQSRVNPTLKTLEKVAHALKLTVPDLFPSSKEIETNKKGVPAKVAEREKIMSKIMKDLNKVDNSKLKSIAKIINISASGEGTS; encoded by the coding sequence ATGAATGATTTTATCAGGTTGGTGGGAGCCAAAGTAAGAAAGCTGCGCAAAGCTCAGGGGCTTTCCCAGGAAAAGCTGGGAGAGAAGGCCGGCTTTGATTATCGGTATATCGGGTTTATCGAGCAATCCAGGGTCAATCCTACCCTCAAGACTTTGGAGAAAGTAGCCCATGCCCTTAAGTTGACGGTGCCGGATCTGTTTCCCAGCAGTAAGGAGATCGAGACCAACAAAAAGGGGGTGCCGGCCAAGGTTGCCGAAAGGGAAAAGATAATGTCCAAGATCATGAAGGACTTGAATAAGGTCGATAACAGTAAGCTGAAAAGCATTGCCAAGATTATAAATATTTCGGCGAGTGGAGAGGGCACTTCTTGA
- a CDS encoding ferritin family protein has protein sequence MENKELLKNIKQAVKMENEASLFYKHVALLTKDKRAEEMLMQFSQDEEKHRRILEYVAESYKHNHEKFDFPDIGPPSEYGPLETSPLYAKKLAELTEELKPVLLTLREFIKKENIAIALYAELSDSSDDVNIRKFFDSLVKWEQRHLDLLERQAMAFESKR, from the coding sequence ATGGAAAATAAGGAGTTGCTTAAAAACATAAAGCAGGCCGTTAAAATGGAGAACGAGGCGTCGCTTTTTTATAAGCATGTTGCCCTGCTAACCAAAGATAAACGGGCCGAAGAAATGCTGATGCAGTTTTCCCAAGACGAGGAGAAGCACCGAAGAATATTGGAATACGTGGCGGAAAGCTACAAACACAACCATGAAAAATTCGATTTCCCGGACATCGGGCCGCCCTCGGAATACGGGCCGCTTGAAACCAGCCCGTTATATGCCAAAAAACTGGCGGAATTGACCGAAGAGTTGAAGCCGGTTCTGCTGACATTAAGAGAGTTTATCAAAAAAGAAAACATAGCCATCGCCTTGTATGCCGAATTATCAGATAGCAGCGATGATGTAAATATCAGGAAATTCTTCGACTCCCTGGTCAAATGGGAACAAAGGCACCTGGATCTGCTTGAAAGACAGGCAATGGCCTTTGAATCGAAACGATAG
- a CDS encoding protein L, which produces MAAYKYPDFIRQVYNYSFDIAAGPGEPTQNSGIFRCDGCGCEIIAGYGKALPPQSHHRHKPGEGEIRWRLIVATD; this is translated from the coding sequence ATGGCGGCCTATAAATATCCGGATTTCATCCGGCAGGTATATAACTACTCTTTTGATATTGCCGCCGGACCGGGGGAGCCGACCCAAAATTCCGGCATCTTCCGCTGCGACGGCTGCGGCTGTGAAATCATCGCCGGTTATGGAAAAGCCCTGCCGCCCCAAAGCCATCACCGGCATAAACCGGGTGAAGGGGAAATCCGTTGGCGGTTGATCGTAGCGACAGACTGA
- a CDS encoding N-6 DNA methylase, with amino-acid sequence MSQLKAVLQALVAQAKTRGLSNLSEEHIQGGYTVKVLEALGWNDGGWIINSSQEHTGKRPDIILKDAKGWTMLVVESKDASSADKLDGSYGTGKYKKPFVSQLADYCKAEGVYWGILTNFIEWRVYSAYQGRLYPQNKKYAFHDLLWDDADKNSYVNLLSKEGLEFLSQFSRQALCKKLGKIDDDFVYYPEEKQVRDDFFAKLKGWREALRDELWVKNQHLVSDKEKIELYTQKLLDRMIFMDVCYDKKIVGPDAHRAILYAQGSVYTELKKWFVKMDDHFNTDLFAPDDKIDNFIISNDVLAPIVEQLSVIDFSILPVRIIGDVYEDYLGEMLRGGKKQGIQVQEDKERQKRKSQGIYYTPEYIVDYINENTIGELLKNAKKAEDIKKIKALDPACGSGSFLINAFDKFYQAYKKAGAVQKLGDFAVKKTILQHNLYGVDLDQRAVEICKLNLFLKALDGAKWEDLKGRKLLPNLELNIRCGNSLISGKSFAEKAKAIPQMVFDFATSYTANRDVVELQKLRKKFYAAKEDNDKKDLLAQIKRDEEIINSKLNDNLREHFSKPAEQKPLNFEVVYPEVFAQGGFDAVIGNPPYGAELKDDFKEFVLNKYEHIGGNTNTGNIFIERGVSLLNGNGKIGLIVPKSICYSDAWLNMRKYLISNLAALIDVSKAFEEVLLEQVILIYDKSGSTNKVFTAKTIGRDFVNKTLVEKKIYLYFDCYLTGLTSQEINIGVKVKNVGNTFNNCCTIKRGQDIQNKIINEKWDIPVYRCKSIGRYILKDAEEGLSKVTYDKLYEQISYMNAPKIIIQNIIAHVTKPNEHIIIMATIDKKGIVSLGSVGNIYITNKTLPEYLIGILNSKLISWYSYRFIYGNAIRTMRFDNYHLNRLPLRIIDFKNHNDKTLHDQLVNFVKEMLALNKTQVLQEKNKIKIAAVDKQIDELVYRLYGLSEAEKKVVEGV; translated from the coding sequence ATGTCTCAACTCAAAGCCGTCCTCCAAGCCCTGGTCGCTCAGGCCAAGACCCGTGGCTTAAGCAACCTCTCTGAAGAACACATTCAGGGCGGTTATACCGTTAAAGTGCTTGAAGCCTTAGGCTGGAATGATGGCGGTTGGATCATAAATTCCAGCCAGGAGCATACCGGCAAGCGCCCGGATATCATCCTAAAGGACGCCAAGGGCTGGACCATGCTGGTGGTCGAAAGCAAGGACGCCTCATCCGCCGACAAGCTTGACGGTTCTTATGGCACCGGGAAATATAAAAAACCGTTTGTAAGCCAGCTGGCCGACTACTGCAAGGCTGAGGGTGTTTATTGGGGAATACTTACCAACTTCATAGAATGGCGGGTATACAGCGCATACCAGGGACGGTTATACCCGCAAAATAAAAAATACGCCTTCCATGACCTGCTATGGGATGACGCGGACAAGAATTCCTATGTCAACCTGCTTTCCAAGGAAGGGCTGGAGTTCCTATCGCAGTTTTCCCGCCAGGCCCTGTGCAAAAAGCTGGGCAAGATAGACGATGATTTCGTCTATTACCCGGAAGAGAAGCAGGTGCGGGATGATTTCTTTGCCAAGCTAAAGGGCTGGCGCGAGGCTTTGCGGGATGAGCTTTGGGTCAAGAACCAGCATCTGGTGTCCGACAAGGAGAAAATAGAGCTTTATACCCAGAAGCTGCTTGACCGGATGATTTTCATGGATGTCTGCTACGACAAGAAGATAGTAGGGCCGGATGCGCACCGGGCCATACTCTACGCCCAGGGCTCAGTATACACTGAACTGAAGAAATGGTTTGTTAAAATGGACGACCATTTTAACACCGACCTTTTTGCCCCCGATGATAAGATCGACAATTTCATCATCAGCAATGATGTGTTGGCCCCGATAGTGGAGCAACTATCGGTGATTGATTTCTCCATACTGCCGGTGAGGATCATCGGCGATGTATATGAGGATTATCTGGGCGAAATGCTGCGGGGCGGCAAAAAGCAGGGCATCCAGGTGCAGGAAGACAAGGAACGGCAGAAACGAAAGAGCCAGGGCATTTACTACACACCGGAATATATCGTTGATTATATCAATGAGAACACGATAGGCGAATTGCTTAAAAACGCCAAAAAGGCGGAAGACATCAAGAAGATAAAGGCCCTGGACCCGGCCTGCGGTTCTGGTTCTTTCCTGATAAACGCCTTTGACAAGTTTTATCAGGCTTACAAAAAAGCCGGGGCGGTTCAGAAACTGGGCGACTTTGCGGTAAAGAAAACAATACTACAGCACAATCTTTACGGGGTTGATCTGGACCAGAGGGCGGTGGAGATATGCAAGCTTAACCTGTTCTTAAAGGCACTCGATGGCGCAAAGTGGGAAGACCTTAAGGGCCGCAAACTCTTGCCGAATCTGGAGCTTAATATCCGTTGCGGCAATTCGCTGATATCGGGAAAGAGTTTTGCCGAAAAGGCCAAGGCAATACCGCAGATGGTGTTTGACTTTGCGACGTCGTACACTGCAAACCGTGATGTAGTGGAATTACAAAAACTTAGAAAGAAATTTTATGCAGCCAAAGAGGATAACGATAAGAAGGACTTACTGGCGCAGATAAAGCGGGACGAGGAGATCATAAACAGCAAGCTCAATGATAATTTGCGCGAACACTTTAGCAAACCGGCCGAGCAGAAGCCGCTTAATTTTGAAGTAGTCTATCCGGAGGTTTTTGCCCAGGGCGGATTTGATGCTGTGATAGGGAATCCTCCATATGGGGCGGAGCTAAAGGATGATTTTAAAGAGTTTGTCTTAAATAAGTATGAGCATATCGGTGGGAACACCAATACAGGCAATATTTTCATTGAAAGGGGCGTATCATTATTAAACGGCAATGGGAAAATTGGACTTATTGTGCCAAAATCCATTTGCTATAGCGATGCATGGCTAAACATGCGAAAATATCTTATATCTAATTTAGCAGCGCTTATTGATGTTAGCAAGGCATTTGAAGAGGTCTTATTGGAACAAGTGATTTTGATTTACGACAAAAGCGGCTCGACGAACAAGGTTTTTACAGCAAAAACAATTGGCAGGGATTTTGTTAATAAAACGTTAGTTGAAAAAAAGATCTACTTATATTTTGATTGCTATTTAACCGGCCTAACAAGTCAGGAAATAAACATTGGTGTAAAAGTTAAAAATGTGGGCAATACGTTTAATAATTGTTGCACTATTAAACGAGGACAAGATATCCAAAATAAAATTATAAATGAAAAATGGGACATACCAGTTTATAGATGTAAATCTATCGGGCGTTATATTCTAAAAGATGCCGAAGAAGGTTTGTCAAAAGTGACTTACGATAAACTATATGAGCAAATATCATATATGAATGCGCCTAAAATTATAATACAAAACATAATTGCTCACGTAACAAAACCTAATGAACATATTATAATTATGGCTACTATTGATAAAAAAGGTATCGTATCATTGGGCAGTGTAGGCAACATCTACATAACGAATAAAACCTTACCGGAATATTTAATAGGCATTTTAAACTCTAAGCTCATTTCCTGGTACTCTTATCGCTTTATATATGGCAATGCAATAAGAACTATGCGGTTTGACAATTACCATTTGAACAGGCTGCCATTAAGAATCATTGATTTCAAAAACCATAATGACAAAACCCTTCATGATCAGCTTGTAAACTTTGTTAAAGAAATGCTTGCTTTAAACAAAACCCAGGTACTACAAGAAAAGAACAAAATTAAAATAGCAGCGGTGGACAAGCAGATTGATGAGCTGGTGTACAGGTTATACGGGCTGAGCGAGGCAGAGAAAAAAGTGGTGGAGGGCGTATGA
- a CDS encoding winged helix-turn-helix domain-containing protein has translation MWTPIIGRNAGALWKILNNKGEHNLSALKKQAKLDDKNFYLALGWLAREDKILFTQNKNQITISLK, from the coding sequence ATGTGGACTCCGATCATAGGCCGGAATGCGGGCGCTTTGTGGAAGATCCTCAATAACAAGGGGGAACATAACCTCAGCGCCCTTAAAAAGCAGGCCAAGCTGGACGATAAGAATTTTTATCTGGCGTTGGGCTGGCTGGCCCGGGAGGACAAGATACTATTCACCCAAAATAAAAACCAGATCACAATTTCCCTAAAATAA
- a CDS encoding bacteriohemerythrin, with product MTLIKWADQYKVNIGEIDEQHIKLIGLVNELYTALKNGGARAILAGILTEMMDYAEYHFETEETLFGLHLYPETMHHIQEHNMFKKTVISLKEKHENEDYSASMETMCFLREWLKKHILDEDKKYAPFFIGKGVC from the coding sequence ATGACGCTGATAAAATGGGCCGACCAATACAAGGTAAATATCGGGGAAATAGACGAGCAGCATATAAAATTGATCGGTCTGGTCAATGAACTATATACTGCCCTGAAAAACGGAGGGGCCAGGGCAATTTTGGCGGGAATTTTGACCGAGATGATGGATTATGCCGAATATCATTTCGAAACGGAGGAAACATTGTTCGGGCTTCATCTGTACCCCGAGACCATGCATCATATTCAGGAACATAATATGTTCAAGAAAACCGTTATTTCCCTGAAGGAAAAGCACGAAAATGAAGATTATTCTGCCAGTATGGAAACCATGTGTTTTCTCAGGGAATGGCTTAAGAAACACATACTGGATGAAGATAAAAAGTATGCGCCCTTTTTCATCGGTAAGGGGGTGTGTTAA